The Streptomyces sp. JB150 genomic interval CCTCCAAGGCCAACACCGCCATCCTGCACACCGGTTTCGACGCCGTGCCCGGCTCCCTGGAGGCCCGGCTGGTCCGCGAGGGCGCCCGGCTGCTCGCCGCGTACGCCGCCGAGTCCGGCATCCCCGTCGAACGGGTCGGCGCCCTCCTCGTCGCCTGGGACGAGGACCAGCTCGCCGCCCTGCCCCGGCTCGCCGCGAAAGCCGCCGCGAACGACTGCCACGACACCCGCCTCCTCGACGCCGCCGAACTGTACGCCCGCGAACCGCACCTCGGACCCGGCGCGCTCGGCGCCCTGCACATCCCCGGCGAGAGCGTCATCTGCCCCTGGACGACCCCCCTCGCCTACGCCACCCAGGCCGTCCGCCACGGCGTCCACCTGCACCTGAACTGCCGGGTCGAACAGGCCGGCCGACGGGACGGCCGGCACGAGCTGACCACCACCCGCGGCACCCTGCGCGCCCGCCGCCTCGTCAACGCCGCCGGACTGCACGCCGACACCCTCGACCGCCTGCTCGGCCACGACGACTTCACCGTCACCCCGCGCCGCGGCCAGCTCCTCGTCTACGACAAGTTCGCCCGCCCCCTCGTCCGGCACATCCTGCTGCCCGTCCCCACCGCGCTCGGCAAGGGCGTCCTGGTCGCCCCCACCGTCCACGGCAACGTCCTGCTCGGCCCCACCGCCGAGGACCTGGACGACAGGCACGCCACCGGCTCCACCGCCGACGGCCTGCGCACCCTGCGCGCCCAGGGCCGCCGTATCCTGCCCGCCCTGCTCGACGAGGAGGTCACCGCCGTCTACGCCGGACTGCGCGCCGCCACCGAGCACGACGACTACCAGGTCCGCGCCCACCCCGGACAGGGATACGTCACCGTCGGCGGCATCCGCTCCACCGGACTCACCTCCTCCCTCGCCCTCGCCGACCACGTCCTCGGCCTGCTCACCGAGACCGGACTCGACCCCGGCCCCGCCCGCGACCTCGAACCGGTGCGCATGCCCAACCTCGGCGAGGCCTTCCCCCGCCCCTACCAGCGGCCCGACCTCATCGCCGCCGACCCCCGCTACGGCACCCTCGTCTGCCACTGCGAACGCGTCACCCTCGGCGAGATCCACGACGCCCTCACCTCCACCCTCCCGCCGCGCTCCCTCGACGGGCTGCGCCGCCGCACCCGCGCCCGCGCGGGCCGCTGCCAGGGCTTCCACTGCGGGGCCGCCGTCCGCGCGCTGTTCGAACAGGCCCGCCCATGACGGCCGTACGACACGTCGACGTGCTCGTCGTCGGCGCCGGACCCGCCGGACTCACCGCCGCCGCGGCCCTGGCCGCGCGCGGCGTCGGCCGGGTGGAGGTGCTGGAACGGCAGCGGACGCCCGGAGGAATGCCCCGCAGCTGCGCGCACGGCGGCTTCGGCACCTGGCACCGCCCGCTCACCGGCCCGCGCTACGCCCGCGGCCTGGTGGAGGCCGCCGCCCGCGCGGGGGCGGTCCTGCGCACCGGCGTGACCGCCCTCGACTGGACGGGCCCGCTCGACCTGGCCACGGTCGGCCCCGAGGGGCATCGGACGATCCGCGCGCGGGCCGTCGTGCTGGCCACCGGCGCCCGCGAACGCCCCCGCACGGCCCGGCTCGTGCCCGGCACCCGCCCCGCCGGCGTCTACACCACCGGCGAACTCCAGCAGGCCGTCCACCTCTACGGGCAGCCGGTCGGCACCCGCGCGGTGATCGTCGGCGTGGAGGACGTCTCGTACGCCGCCGCCGGCACCCTGCGCCGCGCCGGCACCGCGGTCGTCGCCCTGGTCACCGACCTGCCCGGCCACCGCACCGCACCCGCGCGGGCCCTCGACACCCGGCTGCGCCGCGGCGTCCCGCTGCTCACCGGCACCACCGTCACCGAACTCCTCGGCCACGGCCGCCTGTCGGGCGTCCGCGTCCGCCACCACGACGGCCGTACGGCCGTCCTGCCCTGCGACACCGTCGTGTTCACCGGCGACTTCGTCCCCGACCACGAACTGGCCCGGCGCGGCGCCCTCACCCTCGACCCCCGCACCCGCGGCCCCGCCGTCGACGGCGCCCTGCGCACCTCCCGCCCCGGCGTGTTCGCCGCCGGCAACGTGCTGCACGCGGTGGAACGGGCGGCGACGGCGGCCAGGGAAGGGACGTACGTGGCCGCATCGGTGGCCGCGTCGCTCGCCGGAGGCGACTGGCCCGCCGGGGTGCCGCTGACCGTGGATCCGCCGCTGCGCTGGATCACCCCCGGCCGCGTCACCCCGGCCGACGCCCTGCCGTACACCCTGCGCACGGCGGCCCGTCTGACCCGCCCGCTCGTCGAGGTCGGCCAGGACGGCCGTGTCCTGCACCGGGAGCGGGTGCACGGCGCCGCCGCCGGACGGTCCCTGACGCTGACCGCCCGCTGGACCGTCCGGGTCGACCCGGACGGCGGGCCGGTGCGGGTGAGGGTCGTCTGACCCTCCGCGCGAAGGCCCGCAACCGGGTACCCGATCACGCCTCCGGGCACGGACGCGCGGGAACGCGGAACCGGTCCGGCACGCGGGGGACGTCGTGCCGGACCGGGGTTTCGCGGGGGCCGTGCGGTCAGGAGCCGCGCTTGGCCGGGAAGGCGTGGGCGCGGGCGCCCACGACCACGAGCAGGACCGGGACCAGGAGGATCACGACGCTCCACGGGAAGGACGTGGGGCCGAGGGCGTCGAGGAGGACACCGCCGGCCACACCTCCGGCGGCCATGAAGCTGTTCCAGATCGTCACCAGCAGGGCCTGGCCGCGGTCGCCGCCGGCGTCGGTGACGGCCGTCTGCAGCAGGGTGGCCAGACCGCCCCAGCCGAGACCCCACAGGACCATGGCGCCGTAGACCGCGAACGAGCTGTCGGCGAGCAGGGCCAGCAGGACCGACGCCACCAGGAACAGCACGGCGCTGGCGATGGTCAGCTGGCGCAGCTTGCGGTCGATCAGGGCGCCGGTGATGAAGATGCTGACCATGGAGGCGATGCCGAACACCAGCAGCACGGTGTCGCGGTCGCCGCCCATGTCGTACTCGTCGAGGAAGGTGGCGATGTAGGTGTAGAAGGTGTTGTGGGCCAGGACGTACGCGGCGACCACGAACAGGATCGCGGCGACGCCGGGGAGGCGGAAGGCCTGGAGGATCGGTTCACGGTGGCCGGGCTTCTGGCCGGGGTGGTCCGGGACCGACGCGAGGATCCACACCACCAGCAGCAGCGAGACCAGCGCGATCAGACCGAACGTCAGCCGCCAGCCGAACAGCGAACCGAGGAAGGTGCCCGCCGGGATGCCCAGCGACAGGGCGAGCGGAATACCGAACATGGCGATCGCGATCGCCCGGCCCGCCAGGTGAGGCGGCGCCAGCCGACGGGCGTAGATGACGAGTTCGCCCCACACCGCGGCCGCGGCGACACCGGCGATCAGCCGGAACGTCATCGTGAGGGCGTAGTTGGAGGAGACGGCCGTCACCAGGTTGGCGACGACGAACGCCAGCACGGACACCACCATCAGCCGCTTGCGCTGCCAGGTCGCGGTCGCCGCGGCCAGCGGGACGGCGGCCACACCGGTGGCGATCGCGTAGACGGTCAGTGTCTGCCCCGCAGCGGACTCACTGACCGAGAGGTCGCGGGCCATCTCGGGCAGCACACCCGCGGGCAGCGCCTCGGTCAGGACCATCATGAAGGCCGCGGTGGCGAGCGCGAGCAGGGGGGAGAGGGGGAGCTTGCGGTCTTCCGCTGCCGGAACTGACTCCTCCGGCAGGTGAGTCGGGGACGT includes:
- a CDS encoding MFS transporter; translation: MSTSTSPTHLPEESVPAAEDRKLPLSPLLALATAAFMMVLTEALPAGVLPEMARDLSVSESAAGQTLTVYAIATGVAAVPLAAATATWQRKRLMVVSVLAFVVANLVTAVSSNYALTMTFRLIAGVAAAAVWGELVIYARRLAPPHLAGRAIAIAMFGIPLALSLGIPAGTFLGSLFGWRLTFGLIALVSLLLVVWILASVPDHPGQKPGHREPILQAFRLPGVAAILFVVAAYVLAHNTFYTYIATFLDEYDMGGDRDTVLLVFGIASMVSIFITGALIDRKLRQLTIASAVLFLVASVLLALLADSSFAVYGAMVLWGLGWGGLATLLQTAVTDAGGDRGQALLVTIWNSFMAAGGVAGGVLLDALGPTSFPWSVVILLVPVLLVVVGARAHAFPAKRGS
- a CDS encoding FAD-dependent oxidoreductase, with the protein product MTVTFEGPLPGEPYDVAVVGAGVVGAAIARALARHPRLRVALVEAQDDVGQGTSKANTAILHTGFDAVPGSLEARLVREGARLLAAYAAESGIPVERVGALLVAWDEDQLAALPRLAAKAAANDCHDTRLLDAAELYAREPHLGPGALGALHIPGESVICPWTTPLAYATQAVRHGVHLHLNCRVEQAGRRDGRHELTTTRGTLRARRLVNAAGLHADTLDRLLGHDDFTVTPRRGQLLVYDKFARPLVRHILLPVPTALGKGVLVAPTVHGNVLLGPTAEDLDDRHATGSTADGLRTLRAQGRRILPALLDEEVTAVYAGLRAATEHDDYQVRAHPGQGYVTVGGIRSTGLTSSLALADHVLGLLTETGLDPGPARDLEPVRMPNLGEAFPRPYQRPDLIAADPRYGTLVCHCERVTLGEIHDALTSTLPPRSLDGLRRRTRARAGRCQGFHCGAAVRALFEQARP
- a CDS encoding FAD-dependent oxidoreductase, whose protein sequence is MTAVRHVDVLVVGAGPAGLTAAAALAARGVGRVEVLERQRTPGGMPRSCAHGGFGTWHRPLTGPRYARGLVEAAARAGAVLRTGVTALDWTGPLDLATVGPEGHRTIRARAVVLATGARERPRTARLVPGTRPAGVYTTGELQQAVHLYGQPVGTRAVIVGVEDVSYAAAGTLRRAGTAVVALVTDLPGHRTAPARALDTRLRRGVPLLTGTTVTELLGHGRLSGVRVRHHDGRTAVLPCDTVVFTGDFVPDHELARRGALTLDPRTRGPAVDGALRTSRPGVFAAGNVLHAVERAATAAREGTYVAASVAASLAGGDWPAGVPLTVDPPLRWITPGRVTPADALPYTLRTAARLTRPLVEVGQDGRVLHRERVHGAAAGRSLTLTARWTVRVDPDGGPVRVRVV